In the genome of Curtobacterium sp. MCLR17_036, the window TGGCTCGTGCCGTGCACCATGTAGCGACGGTGGAACTGGTTGTCCGGCTCGAGGGACTCCTCGGCGGAGACGGGCAGGAAGCCCCACTCGGCGGTCTTCCGCGCGATGACCTCCATCGCGGTGGCGTGCACCTGCCGGAAGGTGATGCCCGGCTCGACGATCGCGAACGCGGCGTCGGCTGCCTCGAGCACGGCCTCGTACACCAGGCGCTGCACGGGCGAGAAGGTGCCGCTGACCGGCAGCGTGCGCGTGATGTCGGCGGTGTAGAACGAGTCGACCTCGACACCGGCGTCGATGAGGATGAGGTCGCCCGGCTGCACGGCGCCGTCGTTGCGGGTCCAGTGCAGGATGCAGGCGTGGTGTCCCGATGCGGCGATGGTGTCGTAGCCGACGGTGTTGCCGTCGGCGCGGGCGCGGCGGTTGAACGTGCCCTCGACGATCCGCTCGCCGCGCGGGTGCGCGAGGACGGCGTCGAAGTCGGCGATGACGTCGTCGAAGCCGTGCTTCGTGGCCTCGACCGCCTTGCGGAGCTCGTTGACCTCGTACGGGTCCTTCACGAGACGCAGTTCGGAGAGGTCCCGCGCCAGGACGTCGTCGGTCGCCGGCGCGTCGGCGGTCTCGAGTGCGCCGCCGATCGCGCTGCCGATGCGGGCGTCGAGCGAGCGGGTCAGGTCGTCGTCGGCTTCGCGCACCAGGAGTGCCGAGCCGTCGAGCTCGTCGGCCACCGCGGCGAAGGCGCCGAGGTCGGCGGTGGCGAGGCCGAGGTCGGCGGCGACCGCTCCGAGCGAGGGGCGGGGGCCGACCCAGAACTCGCCGATCTCCGGGTTGGCGTAGAACTCCTCGGAGTCGCGACCGGCGGTCGCGCGGAAGTACAGCGTGGCGTCGTGCCCGGAGCCGTTCGGCGTCATCACGAGCACGGAGCCGACGACGGTGTCGGTGCCCCAGCCGGTGAGGTGGGCGAAGGTCGAGTGCGGACGGAACGGGTAGTCGCAGTCGTTCGAGCGGACCTTGGCCTGTCCGGCCGGCACCACGATCGTGCGGCCCGGGTGCAGCGCCGAGATGCGCGCACGGCGTTCGGCGGCGTGGGCGGCCTGTTCGCGAGGCTCGACGAGGGGCTCCTCGCGGTCGGCCCACTGCGACCCGATGAAGTCCTTGAAGGTCGAGGACCCGGGGGTCGTGGATCGGTTGCTCGTCGCGCGGGGAGTCGTGTCGGCCATGCCCCCATCATCGCACCGCCCGGCACCGGCGGCCGATCGGGGCACGGACCTGTGGATAGCATGGACGACGTGCCCGATCCGTTCATCGACCTGCACGCCCACTCGAGCGTGTCCGACGGCACCGAGCGCCCGGCGGAACTCGTCCGGGCCGCCGCCCACGCGGGCCTCGACGCGGTCGCGCTGACGGACCACGACACCACCGCGGGCTGGGACGACGCCGCCGCGGCCGCACGCGAGCTGCCGCTGACGCTCGTGCCCGGTCTCGAACTGAGCACCCGGGTCGGGTGGCGGAGCGTGCACGTCCTCGGCTACCTGGTCGACCCGGAGGACCCCGACCTGGTCGCCGAGACCGAGGGGATCCGCGACGGCCGTCGGTCGCGTGCCCGCCGCATGGTCGACCGCATCGGCGAGGACCACCCGATCACCTGGGACGACGTCATCGCCCAGGCCAGCCCCGGCGCCACCATCGGCCGCCCGCACA includes:
- a CDS encoding aminopeptidase P family protein → MADTTPRATSNRSTTPGSSTFKDFIGSQWADREEPLVEPREQAAHAAERRARISALHPGRTIVVPAGQAKVRSNDCDYPFRPHSTFAHLTGWGTDTVVGSVLVMTPNGSGHDATLYFRATAGRDSEEFYANPEIGEFWVGPRPSLGAVAADLGLATADLGAFAAVADELDGSALLVREADDDLTRSLDARIGSAIGGALETADAPATDDVLARDLSELRLVKDPYEVNELRKAVEATKHGFDDVIADFDAVLAHPRGERIVEGTFNRRARADGNTVGYDTIAASGHHACILHWTRNDGAVQPGDLILIDAGVEVDSFYTADITRTLPVSGTFSPVQRLVYEAVLEAADAAFAIVEPGITFRQVHATAMEVIARKTAEWGFLPVSAEESLEPDNQFHRRYMVHGTSHHLGLDVHDCAKARRELYLDGVVQAGMVFTIEPGLYFQQDDLTVPEEFRGIGVRIEDDILVTEDGAENLSVGIPRTPSEVEGWIARSGR